A genomic window from Parasteatoda tepidariorum isolate YZ-2023 chromosome 10, CAS_Ptep_4.0, whole genome shotgun sequence includes:
- the LOC139426832 gene encoding protein GVQW3-like: protein MDKKEFRVLIKHYYLMGKNTVETKAWLDKCYPGSSPGKSTIIDWFADFKHGHTNVEDAQSSGRPKVVVNPENIIEVLKIVIENSKVKLHDIADTLNISKERLKQDLGITTKLSAEIQALFIKDSEDLRKEAKQRIFQVQDENRRTHNLRRKPHASFKVNDLVAIKRT from the exons atggataaaaaagaatttcgtgttcttattaaacattattatttaatgggAAAAAACACGGTAGAAACTAAAGCTTGGCTCGATAAGTGTTATCCGGGTTCTTCACCAGGAAAATCGACCATTATTGACTGGTTTGCTGATTTTAAACATGGTCATACAAATGTTGAAGATGCGCAAAGCTCTGGACGTCCTAAAGTTGTGGTTAATCCGGAAAACATAATAGAAGTCCTCAAAATTGTTATAGAAAACAGCAAAGTGAAGTTGCATGACATAGCTGATACtctaaatatatcaaaagaGCGT TTAAAACAAGATTTGGGAATCACGACTAAGTTAAGCGCAGAAATTCAAGCTCTGTTTATCAAAGACAGTGAAGATTTACGGAAAGAAGCAAAACAACGAATATTCCAAGTACAAGATGAAAACAGAAGAACTCACAACCTTCGTCGAAAACCACATGCTTCCTTTAAAGTCAATGATTTAGTGGCTATTAAACGCACTTGA